The following proteins are encoded in a genomic region of Nicotiana sylvestris chromosome 4, ASM39365v2, whole genome shotgun sequence:
- the LOC138890098 gene encoding uncharacterized protein has translation MVKCEDFMVTRVLVHNGSSANICPLSTLNKLKVDDERIHKNSICVRGFGGEGKDSVGDIVLELKIGPVEFTMEFQVLDIAVSYNLLLNRHWIHAAKAVPSTLHHMAEDDKRPWVYQVFETAPVEKVPEGKCIPNPKIASAFVMVASKMLKNGFVPEYDNESEYDEDEAFEEISKELNHFEEKPKPNLNKTEAINLGDPDNVRETKISVYLEPQIREEIIKALLEYKDIFAWSYDDMPGLITDLVVYKLPVDPAFPPVKQKLRKLKTDMSVKIKEEVTK, from the exons atggtaaaatgtgaagattttatggtcaccagggtgttagttcacaatggttccagtgcaaacatctgccctctctctactctgaacaagttgaaagttgatgatgagaggattcacaagaacagcaTATGCGTTCGAGGTTTTGGTGGTGAAGGAAAAGACTcggttggtgatatagtgcttgaattaaaaataggaccggtggaattcaccatggagttccaagtACTGGACATAGCtgtctcttacaatttgctgttaaaTCGGCATTGGAtacatgctgccaaagcagtcccatccACTTTGCACCatatg GCTGAAGATGACAAACggccttgggtctatcaagtttttgaaacagcgccggtcgagaaggttccagaagggaaatgtattccaaatccaaagatagcCTCTGCATTCGTCATGGTGGCCTCtaaaatgctgaaaaatggctttgtgccag agtatGATAATGAATCAGagtatgatgaggatgaggcatttgaggagattagtaaggaactaaatcattttgaagaaaaacccaagcctaatctgaataaAACGGAAGCAATCAATCTAGGAGATCCAGATAATGtaagagaaactaagataagtgtctatcttgaaccgcaaatcagggaagaaataattaagGCATTGTTGgaatataaggatatttttgcatggtcgtatgatgatatgccaggctTGATTACCGATTTGGTGGTCTATAAATTACCagttgatccagcattccctccagtcaagcagaagttgagaaagctcaaaaccgacatgagtgtgaagattaaagaagaagtcacaaagtag